Genomic DNA from Candidatus Koribacter versatilis Ellin345:
AATACCGCCGTGGGTGTTGAGGCTGGGTACCCGGGCGAGGTTACTGGGAGTGGCAACACTTACGTGGGCGCAGTAGCCGGCCCGTCAGTAGATGGCTTGTTCAGGTCTACTGCACTCGGCATCTTTGCCAAGGTTGGCAAATCGCACGCCATCGTGCTCGGCGACTCAACCGACGCTGCGCTCACGTTGGGAATCGGAACCCCGACTCCAAGCAGTACGCTGTCGTTCAACGGTGACCGGATCACCTCTATCGCGCCGGAACGGAGCAGTGGGTCCAACCCCGGCCAGCAACTCGGGCTCTCGGGCGGCAGCGCGGCGGTGGGATCTACCGACATTGCTGGTGGAGACCTGGTGCTGGCGGCAGGTTATGGTACAGGCCTTGGGTCTGGAGGCAATCTCCGCGAGCAGACTGGTAGCTCGGCGGCATTAAGCGGCACAGCGGACGGTCTGCTGGTGGACCGCCGTATCGTGGTGGCGCACGGCAAGCAGTTGACCCTCTCTTCTCCCGGTTTCACCTCGCTCATGTCCATCCACCTCGTCGGTACGAACACGGCGGGTGGGCGTATCTACTACACGATCCGCGCAACCGACGGCGGTTCGCAGATCGCGACCGAAGAAGGCGTGATCCAGTATCTCGCCACGGCGAACTCCATCACCTGTACGGTCCAGACCACCGACAAGCTGCACTTGGGGACGGTGAACTCAGGATGCACTCCTGGATTCTTCAATCCCGGGAGTCAACCAGGTGTCAGCATCTTCGACAACGTGAGTTTCTCGTCGCCCGCGCCGATCGTGGTGCACGAGATCTATTTCACAATCGACAACGAGTCGGGATCGTCGATCCGACTGGAACCGTAGGAAAGAACGTTCAGTAGAAAGGGCGGCTTCGGCCGCCCTTTTTATGCTTTCTCTTTCTTTACCAATTCCCGGATGCGCTTGCGTAGGGCGATGCGCTTTTTTCGAATGCGATGCGACCTGGCTTTATCGCCATTGATTTTCGACATGGTGGCTCTCCCTCGATCTCAATTGAGTGCTTCGCGATCATAGCCCATCCGTTACATCTCCGTGGCAACCTTCCGGGCGAGTGGGCTGACTTCCTTCGTCGTGCAGGGGCAGGTGCTGTACATGAGGCGCAGCAGGCGGTTGCCTTTGCGCGCGGTAATCATGATGTCGCCGGCCACGAACGCTTCATCGCCAATACCGGGCAACTGCTCGGAACCGGGGAAGCGTCCGATCACGCCTCTCTCGAGACGCATCTGCTCCACTCCGTTTTCAGCGAGGCCAACGACGAGCACGGGAGCGTTGCCGTTGGCGTCGGAAGTAGGCTCGTGACCTTCTGTGGTTTGCGATTTGAAGATCGTGCCCGCGAAATTCTGGATCATGTTTTGCTGCTGGGCGTCCGCCCCCTTGCCGCCGCCGATCGCTGCGATGTGTTTGGCGGTGAGGTCGGCGGTGTTGCCATGCACGAGGTACGAACAGCTATCGCCCTCTGACTTGGTACCGACGACCGTGACGTTCAGTGCGCGACTCACCTCGTCCTTGCTGAGAAAACGGCAAACGTCGCCGAATGCGGGCGACGAATTTGCGGAAGTCGAAGAGGAGTGGGAGTGCGTGTCCGACAGCATGCCCCCCGTGACCTCGTTGACCTTTTGTTTCACGCGGTGGGCTACGTAGATGGCGCCTACCACCCCGGCTGCTCCGACCAAGACCACGACCACGAAGAACGCGATCGCTACCTTGGCCAGCGTGCTCATCCCTTTGTGCGGCGCAGGCGGAGCGGGAGTGTAGGTCGCAACCGGAGCGGGCGCAGGTGCCGGAGCAGCAGCCGCCTGGACGGGAGGCGGCACTGGTTGACCGCCGAGGTTCGCGCCACACTTCGCACAGAACGCTGCGCCGGAACTCGGCGTCCCACACTTGGTACAGAAGTTTGCCATGATCAGCCCCCAACTGCGCCGGGAGAACCCGGGAGAGGCCGCAATCTTTACCACACTTCGCTGGTAGCTCGCAAACCGAGATTGTTCTAACCTGCAACGGGGGATTCTTGCCTGTGCACCTTCTGTTGATCGTCAAAGTTGTCGCGATGGTGGGGTTGATCGCCTGGCTGCTTCGGCAATTTCGCAAGCCGAGCGGGTGGTTGGGGCGTGGCATCGCGCGCTCCATGAACGTGAGTCACGGCCAGATGACGGACTGGGGGCTGCAACAGGTCGCGGTGGCGCGCGATGCCGCCATTCTCGACGTGGGGTGTGGGGGCGGCGAGACGGTGCGGAAGCTTGCCGAGATGGCGCCGGCGGGAAGCGTGGTGGGAGTGGATTTGTCGGCCGCCAGCGTGGCCGTGGCGCGGAAAACGAACGCGGCGCAGGTTGCGGCGGGACGCGTCCGGATCGAAGAGGGCTCGGTGGCGGCGCTCCCATTCGTAGACGCCTCGTTCGATGTGGTGACGGCGGTGGAGACGCACTACTACTGGCCGGACCTGCCGGCCAACGTCCGCGAGATTAGAAGGGTGCTGAAGCCGGGCGGTTCGTTTGCGCTGATCGCGGAAGCCTATCGCGGAGGACCGCTTGGCCTGCTTTACGCGGTGGTGATGCCGCTGCTCGGGGGCAAACTCCTCTCGGACAAAGAGCACCGCGATCTGCTCGTCCAGGCTGGGTTCGTCGATGTGGCGACGCACCATCAGAAGGGCACGAACTGGATCTGCGCGGTGGGGAAGCGAGAGCCGTAAGACAAAACCTTCACCACGAAGGGCACGGAGGAAACGAAGGGTCAGAGCGGCTGGCTACGACTCTGCGGATTCGACTCGATACGTTCGTCCAATGGATTCGTTGGGGCACTTCTGGTTTACTCGGGGCACTGTCAACTGCTGCCCGAGGGCGCGTTTTCGGTCCTTGAACCGATGATCCCGCGGCTTGAATCCAATCCTGCAACGCTTCGCAAAAAATCAAGGAGACAATTATGAAAATCGTAGTGATCGGCGGCACCGGGCTGATCGGATCGAAACTGGTCAGCAAGCTTCGTGAGCACGG
This window encodes:
- a CDS encoding zinc ribbon domain-containing protein; translation: MANFCTKCGTPSSGAAFCAKCGANLGGQPVPPPVQAAAAPAPAPAPVATYTPAPPAPHKGMSTLAKVAIAFFVVVVLVGAAGVVGAIYVAHRVKQKVNEVTGGMLSDTHSHSSSTSANSSPAFGDVCRFLSKDEVSRALNVTVVGTKSEGDSCSYLVHGNTADLTAKHIAAIGGGKGADAQQQNMIQNFAGTIFKSQTTEGHEPTSDANGNAPVLVVGLAENGVEQMRLERGVIGRFPGSEQLPGIGDEAFVAGDIMITARKGNRLLRLMYSTCPCTTKEVSPLARKVATEM
- a CDS encoding class I SAM-dependent methyltransferase, with amino-acid sequence MHLLLIVKVVAMVGLIAWLLRQFRKPSGWLGRGIARSMNVSHGQMTDWGLQQVAVARDAAILDVGCGGGETVRKLAEMAPAGSVVGVDLSAASVAVARKTNAAQVAAGRVRIEEGSVAALPFVDASFDVVTAVETHYYWPDLPANVREIRRVLKPGGSFALIAEAYRGGPLGLLYAVVMPLLGGKLLSDKEHRDLLVQAGFVDVATHHQKGTNWICAVGKREP